Part of the Chloroflexota bacterium genome is shown below.
GCCCATCGCGCTACCGATTTCGGCCTCGGCGATAAGAAATACCTCGGCGATTCCGTCGTCACCGGCCACGGCACCATCAACGGCCGCACCGTCTTCGTCTTCTCCCAGGACTTCACCGTCTTCGGCGGCTCCGTCTCGGAAGTCGTCGGCGAAAAGATCTGCAAGCTCATGGACATGGCCATGAAGGTCGGCGCTCCCGTCATCGGCCTCAACGATTCCGGCGGCGCGCGCATCCAGGAAGGCGTCGTCAGCCTCGCCGGCTATGGCGAAATCTTCCTCCGCAACACCCGCGCCTCGGGCGTCGTTCCCCAGATATCCGTCATCCTCGGCCCCTGCGCGGGCGGCGCTGTCTACTCCCCCGCCATCACGGACTTCGTCTTCATGGTCAAGAACATCGGCCAGATGTACATCACCGGGCCGGACGTCATCAAGGCCGTCACCGGTGAAGAGGTCTCCCACGAAGACCTGGGCGGCGCCATGGCCCACGCCACCAAGAGCGGCGTCGCCCACTTCGCCCTCGATTCCGAGCAGTCCTGCATAGAGCAGATCCGACGCCTCGTCAGCTTTATCCCCTCCAACAACATGGAGGAGCCTCCCGCTCAGACGCCCACCGATAGCCCGGACCGCTCCACCGAATCCCTGGCCCAGATCGTCCCGGACGATCCCGCCAAGCCATACGATATGCGGGAGGTCATCGCCGCCGTTGTGGACGATGGCGACTTCATGGAGGTCCACGAGCATTTCGCCGGCAACATCATCGTCGGCTTCGCCCGGTTCAACGGCCGCTCCGTCGGCATCGTC
Proteins encoded:
- a CDS encoding methylmalonyl-CoA carboxyltransferase translates to MTTTKKSPLDHLSDLREQSKLGGGKDRIEAQHKRGKLTARERVTLLLDEGSFEELDSFVAHRATDFGLGDKKYLGDSVVTGHGTINGRTVFVFSQDFTVFGGSVSEVVGEKICKLMDMAMKVGAPVIGLNDSGGARIQEGVVSLAGYGEIFLRNTRASGVVPQISVILGPCAGGAVYSPAITDFVFMVKNIGQMYITGPDVIKAVTGEEVSHEDLGGAMAHATKSGVAHFALDSEQSCIEQIRRLVSFIPSNNMEEPPAQTPTDSPDRSTESLAQIVPDDPAKPYDMREVIAAVVDDGDFMEVHEHFAGNIIVGFARFNGRSVGIVAQQPNFLAGVLDIDASVKAARFVRFCDCFNIPLVTFADVPGFLPGTGQEHGGIIRHGAKLLYAYSEATVPKVSVITRKAYGGAYIVMSSKHLRGDINYAWPTAEIAVMGPDGAVNIISRDEITKSANPEQTRKRLIGEYKEKFANPYIAAARGYIDDVIDPRETRARLIKALEMLHGKRESLPPKKHGNIPL